The Candida dubliniensis CD36 chromosome 5, complete sequence genome has a window encoding:
- a CDS encoding cysteine protease, putative (Similar to S. cerevisiae OTU2), whose product MSEPEQQPLVTTREELIQRHKKESKDLIATITGLKKQATKKTRKSVLNKCQELQDNLDQKHRQELKEFDNPHGDQNEEDGEEITPEQLLAQLSLDKESSTIENSNSGSIGGGGDSDSSKPRKKRNRQRERLNRRQAEIDKIKQEAAVEASNTIDYRQIEIESMEKLLSLNNLQSFEIKPDGHCLFASIQDQLKVRHHEVDHSQHNGPENIPSIDQLRKLAGDYIKSNQDDFIPFLIDENTGELRDLDDYINELTTTATWGSDMEILALSKVFNCPISIYMAGASTLTINEHGQLPELKLGYYKHSFGLGEHYNSLRDL is encoded by the coding sequence ATGTCAGAACCGGAACAACAACCATTAGTGACGACAAGAGAAGAATTAATCCAGCGTCATAAAAAGGAATCCAAGGATTTAATAGCGACGATAACTGGATTGAAAAAGCAAGCCACCAAGAAAACTCGAAAAAGTGTTCTTAACAAATGTCAAGAATTACAAGATAATTTGGATCAGAAACATAGacaagaattaaaagaatttgataatcCTCATGGAGATCAAAACGAAGAAGATGGAGAAGAAATAACGCCTGAACAATTGCTTGCACAATTATCCCTCGACAAGGAATCATCGACTATAGAGAACAGCAATAGTGGGAGTATAGGTGGTGGCGGTGATAGCGACAGCTCAAAACCacgaaagaaaagaaatcgACAACGAGAAAGATTGAATAGACGACAGGCAGAGattgataaaatcaaacaagaGGCTGCTGTAGAAGCATCCAACACCATTGATTATCgacaaattgaaattgaatcaatggAAAAACTATTATCCTTAAACAATTTACaatcatttgaaataaAACCTGATGGTCATTGTTTATTTGCTTCAATTCAAGATCAATTAAAGGTACGCCATCATGAGGTTGACCATTCACAACATAATGGTCCTGAAAATATTCCTCTGATTGACCAATTGAGGAAATTGGCGGGTGattatattaaatcaaacCAAGATGATTTTATCccatttttaattgatgaaaatacTGGTGAATTGAGAGATCTCGACGATTATATCAATGAATTGACGACTACAGCAACGTGGGGGTCTGATATGGAAATATTGGCTTTAAGTAAAGTGTTCAATTGTCCAATAAGTATTTACATGGCTGGGGCATCGACTTTAACCATTAATGAACATGGTCAATTGccagaattgaaattaggATATTATAAACATTCTTTCGGATTAGGTGAGCATTACAATTCCTTAAGGGATCTATAG